A part of Candidatus Binatia bacterium genomic DNA contains:
- a CDS encoding ferritin-like domain-containing protein, whose amino-acid sequence MIELRIGSNEHKELFCRTFVESHRAYDPKDWPWPELDDLSLARLRAIPIWTMALEVEQDAGVMLEGYAKTEGDPIVREALALQGYEEARHGRILQCMIDRYGLKVTPESKGKEPTRDAFIGFGYDECVDSFAGFGIFRLARDARILPESLTSLFSRVLVEEARHIVFFVNWVAWDRTRRGLRGPLMQAIPALLCYGSAVTRRVKGGSEMAGSAPKNEQPEDMRIDLFGEVLSGLTPTAFLRACVEENDRYMAAFDQRLLRPRVIPTLGKFALAILETIDRIRAFPKSAPPSPSSG is encoded by the coding sequence GTGATCGAGTTGCGTATCGGCTCAAACGAACACAAGGAACTCTTCTGCCGGACCTTCGTGGAATCGCACCGCGCCTACGACCCGAAAGACTGGCCGTGGCCCGAGCTCGACGATCTCTCGCTCGCGCGGCTGCGCGCGATTCCGATTTGGACGATGGCGCTCGAGGTCGAGCAAGACGCAGGCGTCATGCTCGAGGGCTACGCAAAGACCGAGGGCGATCCGATCGTGCGCGAGGCGCTCGCGCTGCAAGGATACGAGGAAGCCCGGCACGGCCGCATACTCCAGTGCATGATCGATCGCTACGGACTCAAAGTGACGCCCGAGTCAAAGGGAAAGGAACCAACGCGGGACGCCTTCATCGGCTTCGGCTATGACGAGTGCGTCGACTCGTTCGCGGGCTTCGGCATCTTCCGGCTCGCGCGCGACGCGCGCATCCTGCCCGAGTCGCTGACCTCGCTCTTCTCGCGCGTGCTCGTCGAAGAGGCGCGCCACATCGTCTTCTTCGTCAACTGGGTCGCGTGGGACCGAACCCGGCGAGGCCTGCGCGGACCGCTCATGCAGGCGATACCGGCGCTCCTCTGCTACGGCAGCGCCGTCACCCGGCGCGTCAAGGGCGGCAGCGAGATGGCCGGCAGCGCCCCCAAGAACGAGCAACCGGAAGATATGCGCATCGATCTCTTCGGCGAAGTTCTCTCCGGCTTGACGCCGACGGCGTTCCTGCGCGCCTGCGTCGAGGAGAACGATCGCTACATGGCCGCCTTCGATCAGCGGTTGTTGCGGCCGCGCGTCATCCCGACGCTTGGAAAGTTCGCGCTGGCGATCCTCGAGACGATCGACCGCATTCGCGCCTTTCCGAAATCCGCGCCGCCCTCACCAAGCTCCGGCTAG
- a CDS encoding MBOAT family protein, with the protein MRTATLLAVALAIFAVVDAVAFRTSLYRSILDPNSSTGSFEAAIDQLRALRADPRTDVLVLGDSRIYSGLDSKAASVASGGLRFLNGGVPGTTPRCWPFFARAIDPNAGRLRAVVIPVDTYADDDSAIGSLDGDDRPMDLRYIVFQTRVADLPKLAGSFSDPRERVEYGIDLFWRAAELRDDFQELAANPAARFALLAHAPSRSPYDPLAAHPRTESLVGLRVNFATNAIEYPPGMSDDERAAIATQVLRVPKPSPSYATYRLQWLAPIAARYRAAGVPVIFVRIPTRPAHRKADESPSGSLLTIGRVDGARFLPAAPYLALEQPQLFADEDHLNREGSLRFSRLLGADVARTLTTASCPSCHSRNVTRSGIERHVTLSGVEQHVILSVVEGLSVVERRSGVEGRSWEARYAGLNGPYDLSWFEAAAGIGIPLRFQSYEFWLFVAIVAALFYLLPRRYGKWVLLLTSYYFYARWNAKYVLFLWILTASDYAIAIALEKQREVARRDPRLLLGLGVAANLAFLGTFKYLNFASGTVAALLGMHENPWLVNLFVPIGISFHTFQSISYLVDVYRGRMTAIRKPLDYALYLAFFPQLLAGPIVRAGLFFGELFSWRPPTPADVSYGLARAGFGMVKKTAIADQFAPAANAYFGSIASHPGAPAAWSAVFAFGMQIYFDFSGYSDIAIGCARLFGFVFPENFAMPYLATSVTDFWHRWHITLSTWLRDYVYIPLGGSRDGKLDTLRNLMLTMLIGGLWHGAQWTFVAWGAFHGIALCLERVLGIGHERTAPRGIVALVRIAITFAIVTLAWVLFRAPTFGAAAATYRALFIGGAGTSMLAGWPAVLAAGVVAFGAARLLFDRWNLRLAWDQLRPLSQAGALAGVLLALALLSWPGLSPTFIYFKF; encoded by the coding sequence GTGAGAACGGCCACTCTTCTTGCCGTCGCCCTCGCGATATTTGCCGTGGTGGACGCCGTCGCGTTCAGGACGAGCCTCTACCGCAGCATCCTCGACCCGAACTCGAGCACCGGCAGCTTCGAGGCTGCGATCGATCAACTTCGAGCGCTGCGGGCCGACCCGCGAACCGACGTGCTCGTGCTCGGCGATTCGCGAATCTACTCGGGCCTCGATTCGAAGGCCGCGAGCGTGGCGAGCGGCGGCTTGCGCTTCCTCAACGGGGGCGTGCCCGGAACGACGCCGCGCTGCTGGCCGTTCTTCGCGCGCGCCATCGATCCGAATGCCGGCCGGCTGCGTGCCGTCGTCATTCCGGTCGATACGTACGCTGACGACGACTCCGCGATCGGCAGCCTCGACGGCGACGATCGGCCGATGGACCTGCGCTACATCGTCTTTCAGACGCGCGTCGCCGATCTTCCGAAACTGGCGGGATCGTTCTCCGATCCGCGCGAGCGCGTCGAGTATGGAATAGATCTCTTCTGGCGTGCGGCCGAGCTGCGCGACGATTTTCAGGAGCTCGCGGCAAATCCAGCCGCGCGTTTCGCGCTGCTCGCGCACGCGCCGTCGCGGTCGCCATACGACCCGCTGGCGGCGCATCCCCGAACGGAGTCGCTCGTAGGGCTGCGCGTGAACTTTGCGACCAACGCAATCGAGTATCCGCCGGGCATGAGTGACGACGAGCGAGCCGCGATCGCGACGCAGGTGCTGCGCGTCCCCAAGCCGAGCCCGTCGTACGCGACCTATAGGCTCCAGTGGCTCGCGCCGATCGCCGCCCGGTATCGCGCCGCGGGCGTTCCCGTGATCTTCGTGCGCATCCCGACGCGACCGGCGCATCGCAAAGCCGACGAGAGCCCGAGCGGATCGCTCCTGACGATCGGCCGCGTTGACGGCGCGCGCTTTCTGCCCGCAGCGCCGTATCTCGCGCTCGAGCAGCCGCAACTCTTTGCCGACGAAGACCACCTTAATCGCGAAGGAAGTCTGCGCTTCAGCCGCCTGCTCGGCGCCGACGTCGCCCGCACGCTAACGACGGCGTCATGCCCGTCGTGTCATTCCCGGAATGTCACGCGCAGCGGCATCGAACGGCATGTCACCCTGAGCGGAGTCGAACAGCATGTCATCCTGAGCGTAGTCGAAGGGCTGAGCGTAGTCGAACGGCGCAGCGGAGTCGAAGGGCGCTCCTGGGAAGCGCGCTACGCGGGCCTCAACGGACCGTACGATCTCTCGTGGTTCGAAGCGGCCGCGGGAATCGGGATCCCGCTGCGCTTTCAGTCGTACGAGTTCTGGCTCTTCGTGGCGATCGTCGCCGCGCTGTTCTACCTGCTCCCGCGGCGGTACGGCAAGTGGGTGCTGCTGCTTACGAGTTACTACTTCTACGCGCGCTGGAACGCGAAGTACGTGCTCTTCCTCTGGATCCTTACCGCGAGCGACTACGCGATCGCGATCGCGCTGGAGAAGCAGCGCGAGGTCGCGCGCCGCGATCCGCGGTTGCTCCTCGGGCTGGGCGTCGCCGCAAACCTGGCCTTTCTCGGAACGTTCAAGTACCTCAACTTCGCGAGCGGCACCGTCGCGGCGCTGCTCGGAATGCACGAGAACCCCTGGCTCGTCAACCTGTTCGTGCCGATCGGCATCAGTTTTCACACGTTCCAGAGCATCTCGTACCTCGTCGACGTCTATCGCGGCCGCATGACGGCGATTCGCAAGCCGCTCGACTACGCGCTCTACCTCGCGTTCTTCCCGCAACTGCTCGCGGGGCCGATCGTGCGGGCGGGACTCTTCTTCGGCGAATTGTTCTCGTGGCGGCCGCCTACTCCGGCGGACGTTAGTTATGGCTTGGCCCGCGCGGGCTTCGGGATGGTGAAGAAGACGGCGATTGCCGATCAGTTCGCGCCGGCCGCGAACGCATACTTCGGCTCGATCGCGAGTCATCCGGGCGCGCCGGCGGCGTGGAGCGCGGTCTTTGCGTTCGGCATGCAGATCTACTTCGATTTCTCGGGCTATAGCGACATCGCGATCGGCTGCGCGCGGCTCTTCGGCTTCGTCTTCCCCGAGAACTTCGCAATGCCGTATCTCGCGACGAGCGTCACCGATTTCTGGCATCGCTGGCATATCACGCTCTCGACGTGGCTGCGCGATTACGTCTACATACCGCTCGGCGGCAGCCGCGACGGCAAGCTCGATACGCTCCGCAACCTCATGCTGACGATGCTGATCGGCGGGCTCTGGCACGGCGCGCAGTGGACGTTCGTTGCCTGGGGCGCCTTTCACGGCATCGCGCTCTGCCTGGAGCGGGTGCTCGGCATCGGCCACGAGCGCACGGCGCCGCGCGGCATCGTCGCGCTTGTTCGTATCGCGATCACGTTCGCGATCGTCACGCTCGCGTGGGTGCTCTTCCGCGCGCCGACCTTCGGAGCGGCCGCTGCAACCTATCGCGCGCTCTTTATCGGCGGAGCCGGGACGTCGATGCTCGCCGGATGGCCGGCGGTGCTCGCCGCGGGCGTCGTCGCGTTCGGCGCGGCGCGGCTGCTCTTCGATCGGTGGAACCTGCGTCTCGCGTGGGACCAACTGCGCCCGCTCTCGCAGGCGGGTGCGCTCGCCGGAGTGTTGCTCGCGCTCGCGCTGCTCTCGTGGCCGGGGCTATCCCCAACGTTTATCTACTTCAAGTTCTAA